One segment of Anatilimnocola aggregata DNA contains the following:
- a CDS encoding BON domain-containing protein has translation MRRYVFQFALLAGMTLVPVVAMGDDNQIAQTIVQKLQAEKKTGSLKGFNLELQVQEGTVWLSGRVSTPEQQARALDIARRVQGVKQVVNDITITESAPANNKFSSEDSPSQSKNMLASMNLPVDPTPATPTPALSPRGEVGSGVVASSSPVPTGIQAIAPQSPAMQPYAGAPAHQSQVPMAYAPARYVNHQEGMPSQYAGEGYGQPVPMHTGGGMGIAPARYDHPSMPGHAWPSYAAYPNYAAVTYPKQYSPTAWPYIGPFYPYPQVPLGWRKVTMEWDDGWWFLDFKNRRYR, from the coding sequence ATGCGACGTTACGTGTTTCAATTTGCCTTGCTGGCCGGCATGACGCTGGTGCCAGTTGTGGCAATGGGCGACGACAATCAAATCGCTCAGACCATCGTGCAGAAACTGCAAGCCGAGAAAAAGACCGGCAGCTTGAAGGGCTTTAATCTTGAACTGCAAGTTCAAGAAGGAACGGTCTGGCTCTCGGGCCGCGTTTCGACACCCGAACAACAGGCCCGGGCGCTTGATATCGCCCGCCGCGTGCAGGGCGTGAAGCAAGTGGTGAACGACATCACCATCACTGAATCTGCCCCAGCCAACAACAAGTTCTCGAGCGAAGACAGCCCTTCGCAATCGAAGAACATGCTGGCCAGCATGAACTTGCCCGTCGACCCGACTCCTGCCACACCGACACCGGCCCTCTCGCCCCGCGGTGAAGTTGGCTCGGGCGTGGTTGCTTCGAGCAGCCCGGTTCCGACCGGTATCCAAGCGATTGCTCCGCAGTCGCCAGCCATGCAGCCCTACGCTGGAGCTCCGGCTCATCAGTCGCAAGTGCCAATGGCTTATGCCCCGGCCCGTTATGTAAATCACCAAGAAGGCATGCCCAGCCAGTACGCTGGCGAAGGCTACGGCCAGCCAGTACCAATGCACACCGGCGGCGGCATGGGCATCGCCCCAGCCCGCTACGATCACCCATCGATGCCCGGCCACGCCTGGCCGAGCTACGCGGCTTACCCGAACTACGCCGCCGTGACCTATCCCAAGCAATACTCGCCCACCGCCTGGCCCTACATCGGACCTTTCTATCCCTACCCGCAAGTTCCGCTGGGTTGGCGTAAGGTCACCATGGAATGGGACGACGGTTGGTGGTTCCTCGATTTCAAGAATCGCCGCTATCGCTAG
- a CDS encoding OprO/OprP family phosphate-selective porin, which yields MPRTTYHLTAWPLTVAALLTVPWPGQAQSPPASAAWPVPAMQMPVPPGSQIQPFPIAEQYGPLNVVQPQQLPVPQHLPSPQFAPQQLPLAPQPYYVQPATATEADEALVPLPLTDAERLADLEAKFDDIAQKLKASVEKEKPAPKKEDFPTFRTTGFLQLDSALYAQTPENIATVGDAQDGTGFRRARLAVQGKVAEFTAYQIEMDFATAGRPSFFDCYVEQSNIPFLGAVRIGHFCQPFSVDSLTGFRNLTFLERSLPFLALVPFRKTGISAANQSEDQMTQWTYSLYRTGGFNNAPLGDTRSATDIGDIGGYSFATRATHLLHYDDLVPDRYLWHIGGGYTFAMLGANDAVGSGASGNIGSPRPFYQARTTPEFGPLGFSEFPSSFGSAVNGTPIFVDTGRYEATNFNMFGLESVTQWGPWGVTAEYIGTQVNTPWGSVYYQGGYAQAAYRLTGENRVYDKKTGTLGKLVPYTDFIPLKRDGICGWGAWEVAARWSVIDLRNPDSFDGHYYVAATNSYTGTSKAGNGVLNDTTHGITWFLNTHTKIQANWIHAMLDNTAGGPSTADLFVSRVQVDY from the coding sequence ATGCCTCGGACCACTTACCACCTGACAGCTTGGCCCCTTACAGTGGCCGCACTGCTGACGGTGCCTTGGCCGGGGCAAGCCCAGTCACCCCCCGCGTCCGCCGCCTGGCCAGTACCGGCCATGCAGATGCCCGTGCCGCCGGGTTCTCAGATTCAGCCCTTTCCCATTGCTGAACAATACGGGCCGCTCAACGTGGTGCAGCCGCAACAGCTACCAGTGCCGCAGCACTTGCCGTCTCCGCAATTCGCTCCGCAGCAGCTGCCGCTTGCTCCCCAACCATATTACGTGCAACCGGCCACCGCGACCGAAGCCGACGAAGCACTCGTGCCGCTTCCCCTCACCGATGCTGAACGTCTCGCCGATTTGGAAGCGAAGTTCGACGACATCGCCCAGAAGTTGAAGGCCTCTGTCGAAAAGGAAAAGCCAGCACCGAAGAAAGAAGATTTTCCCACCTTTAGGACGACCGGCTTTTTGCAACTCGATTCCGCCCTGTATGCTCAGACGCCCGAAAACATTGCGACCGTGGGCGATGCACAGGACGGCACTGGTTTTCGTCGCGCTCGACTTGCGGTGCAGGGGAAAGTTGCCGAGTTCACTGCCTATCAAATTGAAATGGACTTTGCGACCGCCGGGCGGCCGAGCTTTTTCGACTGTTATGTCGAGCAGTCGAACATTCCGTTTCTCGGTGCAGTGAGGATCGGTCATTTCTGCCAACCCTTCAGCGTCGACTCGCTCACCGGCTTCCGCAATCTGACGTTTCTCGAACGCTCGTTGCCGTTTCTCGCGCTGGTTCCCTTCCGCAAGACGGGCATCTCTGCAGCGAACCAAAGCGAAGATCAAATGACACAGTGGACCTATAGCCTGTATCGCACGGGCGGGTTCAACAATGCGCCTCTGGGTGATACGCGGTCAGCGACCGACATTGGCGACATTGGCGGATACTCATTCGCGACGCGGGCCACACACTTGCTGCATTACGACGATCTGGTTCCCGATCGGTATTTGTGGCACATCGGCGGCGGTTACACCTTCGCCATGCTGGGTGCCAACGACGCTGTAGGCAGCGGTGCGTCGGGCAACATCGGCAGTCCGCGCCCCTTCTATCAAGCACGAACCACGCCGGAATTCGGCCCGCTCGGCTTCTCGGAGTTTCCTAGCAGCTTCGGCTCCGCTGTGAACGGAACGCCGATCTTTGTGGATACGGGGCGCTACGAGGCCACGAATTTCAATATGTTTGGACTCGAATCGGTGACCCAATGGGGCCCGTGGGGCGTTACTGCGGAGTACATCGGCACGCAGGTAAATACACCGTGGGGCAGCGTTTACTATCAAGGTGGTTACGCACAGGCCGCTTATCGACTGACGGGTGAGAACCGCGTCTATGACAAGAAGACCGGAACCCTGGGCAAACTTGTTCCTTATACCGACTTCATCCCGCTCAAGCGTGACGGCATTTGTGGCTGGGGCGCGTGGGAAGTGGCGGCCCGCTGGTCGGTCATCGATTTGCGGAATCCCGACTCCTTCGACGGCCATTATTATGTCGCCGCGACGAACTCCTACACCGGTACGAGCAAAGCTGGCAACGGAGTGCTAAACGACACCACGCACGGCATCACCTGGTTCCTGAATACGCACACAAAGATCCAGGCCAACTGGATTCACGCCATGCTCGACAACACTGCCGGCGGTCCCAGCACCGCTGACTTGTTCGTCAGCCGCGTGCAGGTGGACTACTAG
- a CDS encoding RNA polymerase sigma factor has protein sequence MPLTDEDRQLLQLCLEHEPRAWEAFVDRFLGLVIHVVNHTADSRGLSITTQDLEDLTADVFLAFVADDYAVMRRFKGLSSLATYLTVVARRVVVREMLRRKLNAPPADAAEADEVVDQHQPVEDRLSNREEVQKLMEELGGEEAKIVQLYHIEGKSYDEISSTLGIPSNSVGPTLYRARAKLRRFGVDSAAN, from the coding sequence GTGCCTCTCACCGACGAAGATCGCCAACTGCTCCAACTCTGTTTGGAGCATGAACCTCGGGCATGGGAAGCCTTTGTCGACCGCTTTTTGGGGCTCGTGATTCACGTCGTGAATCACACCGCCGATTCGAGGGGGCTGAGCATCACTACTCAGGACCTTGAAGATCTCACCGCCGATGTCTTCTTGGCCTTTGTGGCCGACGATTATGCCGTGATGCGGCGCTTCAAAGGGCTGAGCAGCCTTGCCACTTACCTGACTGTGGTCGCTCGCCGCGTTGTCGTGCGCGAGATGCTGCGACGCAAACTGAATGCCCCGCCAGCAGATGCAGCCGAAGCTGACGAAGTAGTCGACCAGCATCAGCCGGTCGAAGATCGCCTCAGCAATCGCGAAGAAGTGCAAAAGCTGATGGAAGAACTCGGCGGCGAGGAAGCCAAGATCGTGCAGCTGTATCACATCGAAGGCAAGAGCTACGACGAGATCAGCAGCACGCTCGGAATTCCGAGCAACAGCGTCGGGCCCACGTTGTATCGGGCCCGCGCCAAATTGCGTCGCTTTGGTGTCGACTCGGCTGCGAACTAA
- the cbiE gene encoding precorrin-6y C5,15-methyltransferase (decarboxylating) subunit CbiE, giving the protein MEKVQIIGIGDDGLEGLTAAARQRLQQAVLILGARQALAAVESLPAQKLDIGGDLEQIVRRIDAAQGKLIAVLASGDPLFYGTARFLCDRLGKDRFEVTPHVSSMQLAFARVKESWDDAYLTSLATQPLDLVAEKARTATKVGLFTTDAAPPAAVAQALLDRGIDYFTVYVCENLGAPDECVTQGELEEVATQQFSALNVMILVRKPGVPDRPASMVGRRLFGNPDDAFLQSQPKRGLLTPAEVRAIALAELDIGRSSVVWDVGAGSGSVSIEAAQVAAAGSVYAIEMDPEDYALIAANSERFGVTNLIPVLGQAPDAWQGLPDPDAIFVGGTGRHIRGLVEQAFEKLKPGGRLVANVGSIDNLADVRKVLHKAAGDTKVLMVNISRGNDQLDRLRFEALNPTFLIIAVRGK; this is encoded by the coding sequence ATGGAAAAAGTTCAAATCATTGGTATTGGTGACGACGGACTCGAAGGGCTGACCGCCGCAGCGCGGCAGCGCCTGCAGCAAGCAGTGTTGATCCTTGGCGCGCGGCAGGCATTGGCGGCAGTCGAATCGCTGCCGGCCCAAAAGCTTGATATCGGTGGCGACCTAGAACAGATTGTGCGCCGCATCGATGCCGCCCAAGGCAAGTTGATCGCCGTGCTGGCCAGTGGCGATCCACTTTTTTACGGCACCGCGCGCTTCCTGTGCGATCGCTTGGGTAAAGACCGTTTTGAAGTCACGCCCCACGTCAGCAGCATGCAGCTCGCGTTTGCACGGGTAAAAGAAAGTTGGGACGATGCTTACCTGACCAGCCTCGCGACCCAGCCTTTGGATTTAGTGGCCGAAAAGGCGCGGACTGCAACCAAGGTCGGGCTCTTCACAACCGATGCCGCTCCGCCGGCAGCCGTGGCTCAAGCGCTGCTGGATCGGGGCATCGACTACTTCACTGTGTATGTGTGCGAGAACCTCGGCGCGCCCGATGAATGCGTAACGCAGGGAGAGCTTGAAGAAGTTGCAACGCAGCAGTTCAGCGCGCTGAATGTGATGATCCTCGTTCGCAAGCCCGGCGTGCCCGATCGGCCCGCGAGCATGGTGGGTCGCCGCTTGTTTGGCAATCCGGACGATGCGTTCCTGCAATCGCAACCCAAACGGGGTTTGCTCACGCCCGCTGAGGTTCGCGCGATCGCACTGGCCGAACTCGATATCGGTCGCAGCAGCGTCGTATGGGATGTCGGCGCGGGGAGCGGCAGTGTGTCCATTGAGGCGGCTCAAGTGGCCGCAGCTGGCTCGGTCTATGCAATTGAAATGGACCCCGAAGATTACGCGCTCATCGCCGCGAACTCGGAACGCTTTGGGGTGACGAATTTGATTCCCGTGTTGGGACAAGCCCCTGATGCCTGGCAGGGACTTCCCGACCCCGATGCAATTTTTGTCGGCGGCACCGGCCGGCATATTCGCGGGCTGGTCGAACAAGCGTTCGAAAAACTCAAGCCCGGGGGTCGCCTCGTTGCCAATGTCGGTAGCATCGATAACCTGGCTGACGTCCGCAAAGTGCTGCACAAAGCGGCTGGCGACACCAAAGTGCTGATGGTGAATATTTCGCGCGGCAACGATCAACTCGACCGGCTGCGCTTCGAAGCGTTGAATCCGACCTTTTTGATTATCGCCGTCCGTGGGAAGTGA
- a CDS encoding alpha/beta hydrolase — protein MKLRVTSWAWALFCSGAFLFPSLAQETPKTAPPMPPAGVLYQPDLEYGTGAGEKLKLDLARPEKLDKAAPCVVVIHGGAWRAGDKRQHTNIIFQLAQQGYVAATIQYRLVPKHRFPAQVEDVKCAVRYLRASAAEHKLNPEMIGAIGFSAGAHLSMMLGTMSKDDGLEGDGGHADQSSRVQCVVAFFGPTDMERKDLPAVSVGLLSDFVGTTPEEDKGERKRASPITYLDQGDAPILIFQGTKDKLIPTSQALVMADAMTKAGVPGRVELLIGADHGWGGEELIRTWNESLLFFSQHLKPKPVR, from the coding sequence ATGAAATTGCGCGTTACTTCGTGGGCATGGGCACTCTTCTGCAGCGGTGCATTTCTCTTTCCCTCGCTGGCACAGGAAACGCCGAAGACCGCGCCGCCAATGCCTCCCGCGGGTGTGCTCTATCAACCCGATCTCGAATATGGGACCGGTGCCGGCGAGAAGCTGAAGCTCGATCTGGCTCGGCCTGAAAAACTCGATAAGGCCGCTCCCTGCGTGGTCGTTATTCATGGTGGGGCGTGGCGCGCTGGCGACAAACGACAGCACACGAACATCATTTTTCAGTTAGCCCAGCAGGGTTACGTCGCTGCGACCATTCAGTATCGCTTAGTTCCCAAGCATCGCTTTCCTGCGCAGGTGGAAGATGTGAAGTGTGCCGTCCGCTATCTGCGGGCTAGTGCGGCTGAGCATAAACTCAATCCTGAAATGATTGGCGCGATCGGTTTCTCGGCCGGTGCGCATCTCTCGATGATGCTCGGAACCATGAGCAAAGATGACGGCCTTGAAGGGGATGGAGGCCACGCCGATCAATCGAGCCGCGTGCAATGTGTGGTGGCATTCTTCGGCCCCACCGACATGGAGCGCAAAGATCTTCCCGCTGTCAGCGTAGGCCTGCTGAGTGATTTTGTGGGAACAACACCCGAGGAAGATAAGGGAGAACGAAAACGAGCTTCTCCGATTACTTATCTCGATCAAGGGGATGCGCCAATCCTCATTTTTCAAGGGACAAAAGACAAGCTGATTCCCACTTCGCAAGCGCTCGTGATGGCCGATGCCATGACGAAGGCTGGCGTGCCCGGCCGTGTCGAATTGCTGATTGGTGCTGACCATGGCTGGGGTGGCGAAGAACTTATTCGCACCTGGAACGAAAGTTTGCTCTTCTTCAGTCAACATTTAAAACCAAAGCCAGTCAGGTAA
- a CDS encoding alpha/beta hydrolase domain-containing protein, with protein MSLRGLAPLLMAVVLTPACFAEVTRWEIKSREPYLAGKSLGEVGKYERLVGKVYFAIDPKNEANKTIVDLPLAPHNAKQQVEFSADFEMLVPVERSKANGAVFYEVNNRGKNTAANLIDGGGDDFLCRQGFVVLWSGWIAEVQPGNNRWILQAPPATENEKPLRGLVRNEFVLEQAAERAAVAHRANLGSYRPALDAQRNAILSFRERETDSRRVVPRADWKFVVSDVVEGGVKGQLPLVEVELVGGLQPGLIYEVVYEAEGAIVQGVGMAGIRDIISALKYAKSGEQNPLIDGTGKSLVNRAIGFGTSQSGRLLRHYLWEGFNLDEQGRLTFDGVISHVAGGGLGSFNHRFASPTRTNGQHDEHLFPADYFPFTYGDEKDPHTGKEDGILRRSRLAKSSPLVFHTQSSSEYWHRSGSLVHTDPLAKRDAELPSNVRIYSFGGTQHGSGAGYPGAKGGGQLPASPADYRPLMRALVVAMDAALKDGTEPPASVYPKLSDRTLANWPANESGWPGIPGVNYPQVIQRPSLVDRGPWWEKDGIASLEPPVVKQAYEVRVPAIGPDGNEVGTLNLPAITVPVGTYTSWNMRDTSIGAAGELLSLQGGFIPFAKTKEERLAKKDPRPSLAELYQGYDDYEAKYLTAAEKLVAQKYLLAEDLPRLKALCEKFKPWFDSPAVGSR; from the coding sequence ATGTCGCTACGAGGATTGGCCCCTTTGCTGATGGCTGTCGTGCTGACACCAGCCTGTTTTGCCGAGGTTACTCGCTGGGAGATCAAATCTCGCGAGCCGTACCTGGCTGGCAAATCACTTGGCGAAGTTGGCAAGTATGAGCGACTGGTGGGCAAAGTTTACTTTGCCATCGATCCTAAAAACGAAGCCAACAAAACAATCGTCGATTTGCCGCTGGCACCCCACAATGCAAAGCAGCAGGTTGAATTTTCAGCCGATTTTGAAATGCTGGTTCCCGTCGAGCGGAGCAAAGCGAATGGTGCCGTCTTTTACGAAGTGAATAATCGCGGCAAGAACACGGCGGCCAATCTGATCGACGGTGGTGGCGACGATTTTCTTTGCCGCCAGGGCTTTGTGGTTCTCTGGTCGGGTTGGATTGCCGAAGTTCAGCCCGGCAACAATCGCTGGATTCTACAAGCTCCGCCGGCGACCGAAAATGAAAAGCCTCTGCGTGGCCTGGTGCGGAATGAGTTCGTTCTCGAACAGGCCGCCGAGCGCGCTGCGGTCGCGCATCGCGCGAATCTTGGCAGCTATCGGCCCGCCCTCGATGCTCAGCGAAACGCCATTCTTTCGTTCCGCGAACGAGAAACCGATTCGCGTCGCGTGGTTCCGCGCGCCGATTGGAAGTTTGTCGTCAGCGATGTTGTCGAGGGGGGCGTGAAAGGGCAACTGCCGCTGGTGGAAGTGGAACTGGTCGGTGGGTTGCAGCCGGGGTTGATCTACGAAGTCGTGTACGAAGCCGAGGGGGCCATCGTGCAAGGCGTTGGCATGGCCGGAATTCGAGACATTATCTCGGCACTGAAATACGCCAAGTCAGGGGAACAAAATCCGCTGATCGATGGCACGGGTAAGTCGCTGGTGAATCGAGCGATCGGCTTTGGTACATCGCAAAGTGGTCGGCTGCTCCGGCACTATCTGTGGGAAGGCTTCAATCTCGATGAGCAAGGTCGCCTGACGTTTGATGGTGTGATCTCGCACGTTGCCGGAGGTGGTCTCGGCTCGTTCAATCATCGGTTTGCTTCGCCCACGCGAACCAATGGCCAGCACGACGAGCATTTGTTCCCAGCTGACTATTTTCCCTTCACCTATGGCGACGAGAAAGATCCTCACACCGGTAAAGAGGACGGCATTCTTCGCAGGAGCCGGCTGGCGAAGTCGTCCCCGCTTGTCTTTCACACGCAGTCGTCCAGCGAGTATTGGCACCGCAGCGGTTCGTTGGTGCATACCGATCCGCTGGCCAAACGAGATGCCGAGTTGCCGAGCAACGTGCGCATCTACTCGTTTGGCGGCACGCAGCATGGTAGTGGTGCCGGATATCCTGGCGCGAAAGGTGGTGGACAACTCCCAGCCAGTCCAGCCGATTATCGCCCACTGATGCGCGCGCTCGTGGTTGCCATGGATGCTGCGCTGAAAGACGGCACCGAACCGCCAGCCAGTGTTTATCCCAAGCTCAGCGACCGGACGCTGGCGAATTGGCCGGCCAACGAAAGTGGCTGGCCAGGCATTCCCGGCGTGAACTATCCGCAGGTGATTCAGCGGCCGTCGCTCGTCGACCGCGGTCCGTGGTGGGAGAAAGACGGCATCGCTTCCCTCGAGCCCCCTGTGGTCAAGCAAGCCTATGAAGTCCGTGTCCCCGCCATTGGTCCCGATGGCAACGAAGTTGGCACTCTAAATCTGCCAGCGATCACGGTTCCTGTTGGCACCTACACCAGTTGGAACATGCGCGATACTTCGATTGGGGCTGCGGGCGAGCTCCTATCGTTGCAGGGTGGCTTCATTCCCTTTGCCAAGACCAAGGAAGAGCGACTGGCCAAGAAAGATCCGCGTCCCTCGCTGGCCGAACTCTATCAGGGCTACGACGACTACGAAGCCAAGTATCTGACTGCAGCTGAAAAACTAGTCGCGCAGAAGTATCTGCTCGCTGAAGACCTGCCGCGATTGAAAGCGCTTTGCGAAAAGTTCAAGCCGTGGTTCGATTCGCCTGCCGTTGGATCGCGCTAG
- a CDS encoding alpha/beta hydrolase — MRDALLIVLAAGMFCTCSGFCAAESDASDIERGTAKYQPAEMSAELKVGERFRLPEHTFNYEMKRLDVELSNHDIWDVTFPSPVTTPHEVNNTIHCEYYRPRGAGKKPAVIVLHILGGDFALSRLFAGSLAQRGTAALFVKMPYYGPRRPPGSERRMISANPEETVAGMTQAVLDIRQATGWLMSRPEIDPEQLGIFGISLGGITGTLAASSEPRLKSVCVLLAGGDLGRIAWEAREFHRQREKLIAAGHTLADFRQAVEPIEVLNHAANCRGRRILMLNAESDEVIPKPCTEALWEAFDKPEIVWYSGGHYSVLQHFLNARGRVQDFFQPKK; from the coding sequence ATGCGTGACGCGCTCCTGATCGTACTAGCGGCCGGAATGTTCTGCACTTGCAGTGGCTTTTGCGCTGCCGAAAGTGACGCCTCCGACATCGAGCGCGGTACAGCCAAATATCAGCCGGCAGAGATGTCCGCTGAGTTGAAGGTGGGTGAGCGCTTTCGCTTGCCCGAGCACACGTTCAACTACGAAATGAAGCGGCTGGATGTCGAACTATCGAATCACGACATTTGGGACGTTACGTTTCCCTCGCCGGTAACGACTCCTCACGAAGTCAACAACACGATCCACTGCGAGTACTATCGCCCGCGCGGCGCGGGCAAAAAGCCCGCCGTGATTGTGCTTCACATCCTGGGCGGCGATTTTGCTCTCTCGCGACTCTTTGCTGGTTCGCTCGCCCAACGCGGCACGGCAGCCCTATTCGTGAAAATGCCCTACTATGGTCCACGACGACCACCGGGCAGCGAACGGCGAATGATTAGCGCGAATCCGGAGGAAACCGTTGCCGGGATGACGCAGGCAGTGCTCGACATTCGTCAGGCCACGGGCTGGCTAATGAGCAGACCCGAAATCGATCCCGAGCAACTCGGCATCTTCGGCATTAGTTTGGGGGGCATCACGGGCACCTTAGCTGCGTCGTCGGAACCGCGCTTGAAAAGTGTTTGTGTCTTGCTTGCCGGCGGCGACTTGGGGCGCATTGCGTGGGAAGCGCGGGAGTTTCATCGCCAGCGCGAGAAACTGATTGCCGCCGGTCACACGCTGGCCGATTTTCGCCAAGCGGTCGAGCCGATCGAGGTTCTCAACCATGCCGCCAATTGCCGCGGCCGCAGAATCTTGATGCTCAACGCCGAGAGCGACGAAGTGATTCCGAAGCCCTGTACGGAGGCCCTGTGGGAAGCCTTCGATAAGCCGGAAATTGTTTGGTACTCCGGCGGACACTATTCAGTACTGCAGCACTTTCTAAACGCCCGCGGGCGGGTGCAGGATTTCTTCCAACCGAAGAAGTGA
- a CDS encoding DNA-3-methyladenine glycosylase family protein translates to MPHPRSDEIIAHLSAVDKKMGRLIQAAGPLLLSAQKGTIFSGLMKSIVYQQLSGKAAGTIHGRVLALLPAEPSEHATAIAALSDEVLRGAGLSRNKLLSIRDLAARSTAGLVPERKALAKKTDEEIIELLTEVRGVGRWTAEMILMFTLGRLDVLPVADLGIRKGFGLTYLKKDQREELPALEAIARHGERWRPFRSAAAWYLWRACDLASQKPA, encoded by the coding sequence ATGCCTCACCCAAGGTCGGACGAAATCATCGCACACCTGTCGGCTGTCGACAAAAAAATGGGCCGGCTCATTCAGGCAGCTGGTCCATTGCTGCTGAGCGCGCAAAAGGGGACGATCTTTTCTGGATTGATGAAGTCGATCGTCTATCAGCAACTCTCGGGCAAAGCTGCCGGAACGATTCACGGCCGCGTGCTTGCACTGCTCCCTGCCGAACCCAGCGAACACGCCACGGCAATTGCCGCTCTTTCAGACGAGGTCTTGCGCGGCGCAGGACTGTCTCGCAACAAGCTTCTTTCGATTCGCGATCTGGCGGCGCGCAGTACAGCGGGGCTTGTTCCAGAGCGAAAGGCGCTAGCGAAGAAGACCGACGAAGAGATCATCGAACTGCTGACAGAAGTTCGCGGCGTTGGTCGTTGGACGGCCGAGATGATTCTCATGTTCACGCTCGGTCGTCTCGACGTACTCCCCGTCGCCGACCTGGGCATTCGCAAAGGTTTCGGACTGACCTACCTTAAAAAAGATCAGCGGGAAGAACTCCCGGCCCTGGAAGCGATTGCCAGACACGGCGAGCGCTGGCGGCCGTTTCGCTCGGCCGCGGCGTGGTACTTGTGGCGGGCCTGCGACCTCGCCAGCCAAAAGCCCGCGTAG
- a CDS encoding type II secretion system protein: MQLSGTLRSTMLQRDSSRCEQTPVRTKKPAKRSRRRAFTLIEVLMVVTTLAIIAGVVIPQVGSVIDDARHATMLAQLSELTLAVERYQIDHEGRAPDLMTDRSLPQLINHTNIQGAVGTTSSYPLGPYVRNRMPVNPLNGTSDVFRSNSAPPTNLTSRVGWVYHPETGQIWAGLYQGVVPNGATSLPGN, encoded by the coding sequence ATGCAACTCTCCGGCACACTTCGCAGCACCATGCTGCAGCGCGATTCTTCGCGCTGCGAGCAGACGCCTGTGCGCACGAAGAAGCCTGCCAAGCGAAGTCGCCGCCGCGCCTTCACGCTGATCGAAGTGCTAATGGTGGTAACAACACTGGCGATTATCGCGGGCGTGGTGATTCCGCAGGTCGGCTCGGTGATCGACGACGCTCGACACGCGACGATGCTCGCCCAGTTGAGCGAGCTGACGCTGGCCGTCGAGCGCTATCAGATCGACCACGAAGGGCGAGCGCCCGACCTGATGACCGATCGTTCGCTTCCCCAGCTGATCAATCACACGAACATCCAAGGCGCCGTGGGAACCACCAGCAGCTATCCGCTCGGTCCCTATGTGCGCAATCGGATGCCGGTCAACCCGCTGAATGGCACCAGCGACGTGTTTCGCAGCAACAGTGCTCCACCAACAAATCTCACCAGTCGCGTGGGCTGGGTCTATCATCCCGAGACAGGGCAGATCTGGGCCGGGTTGTATCAAGGCGTTGTGCCCAACGGGGCAACTTCGCTACCCGGGAATTAA
- a CDS encoding protein-glutamate methylesterase/protein-glutamine glutaminase, with translation MKADKITRVLVVDDSPLMRALICDAIATASDMQVVGQAEDGIEALKQFEALQPDVVTLDIQMPRRNGLETLQDLLARRPVPVLMCSSLTTLGAEITLTALEQGALDYVAKPESGRLGNELLRDELLRKIRLLSGADVARILEIRRKRQAQRPARNPATALSSTLSAQKALNDQAGKVIALGISTGGPPALHSLFETFRAPLPPLVIVQHMPQHFTKSLAGRLDRLGPIRCKEAETGDVLQSNHAYLAAGGMHLKLERGPSGVRCVVYNGDLVTGHRPSIDVMMTSAADLFRAKCLGVIMTGMGRDGADGCRAIRKAGGFVLGQDEASSDVYGMNRAAMLEGQVDEQFALEDGALAIMTHALQLGMSVAR, from the coding sequence ATGAAGGCTGACAAAATTACGCGCGTGTTGGTCGTCGACGATTCGCCCTTGATGCGGGCTTTGATTTGCGACGCCATAGCCACCGCCAGCGATATGCAGGTGGTTGGTCAGGCTGAAGACGGCATCGAAGCACTCAAGCAGTTCGAAGCTTTGCAGCCCGATGTGGTCACGCTCGATATTCAAATGCCGCGGCGGAACGGGCTCGAAACCTTGCAAGACTTGCTCGCGCGGCGGCCCGTCCCCGTGCTGATGTGCAGTTCGCTGACAACCCTCGGTGCCGAGATCACGCTCACGGCGCTTGAACAAGGGGCCCTCGACTACGTCGCGAAGCCCGAAAGTGGTCGCCTCGGTAACGAACTGCTGCGCGATGAGCTGCTCCGCAAGATTCGGCTTCTGTCTGGCGCCGATGTCGCCCGGATTCTCGAAATTCGCCGCAAGCGGCAAGCGCAACGCCCCGCGCGCAATCCCGCCACCGCGCTGAGCAGCACGCTCTCGGCCCAAAAGGCCCTGAACGATCAAGCGGGCAAAGTAATTGCCCTTGGTATTTCCACCGGTGGTCCTCCGGCGCTGCATTCGCTGTTCGAAACGTTCCGCGCTCCCCTGCCGCCGCTGGTGATTGTCCAGCACATGCCACAGCACTTCACCAAGTCACTGGCTGGGCGGCTCGATCGACTTGGTCCCATTCGTTGCAAAGAAGCGGAGACCGGAGATGTGCTGCAGTCCAATCACGCCTATTTGGCAGCGGGGGGAATGCACTTGAAGTTGGAACGGGGCCCGAGCGGCGTTCGCTGCGTGGTCTATAACGGCGATCTCGTAACCGGACATCGACCAAGCATCGATGTGATGATGACTTCAGCCGCTGACCTGTTCCGCGCCAAATGCCTGGGCGTGATTATGACCGGCATGGGGCGGGACGGTGCCGACGGCTGCCGCGCGATTCGCAAGGCTGGCGGATTTGTCCTTGGCCAGGATGAAGCGTCGTCCGATGTTTATGGCATGAACCGCGCCGCGATGCTCGAAGGCCAGGTCGACGAGCAATTCGCGCTCGAAGATGGCGCACTGGCCATCATGACCCACGCCTTGCAGCTGGGAATGTCTGTCGCGCGCTAG